Genomic window (Manduca sexta isolate Smith_Timp_Sample1 chromosome 26, JHU_Msex_v1.0, whole genome shotgun sequence):
aattatttgtaatataaaagaacttgataattaatgcaatttaatttttatttatagtcagtaaatacttatattatgtgtattgaatacaaaaaaaaatagaatcattttgtaattttatagaaCCAATGTAAAAAGAAACCAACTACACTAACTATCATAATTcgatgttataatatatattatagttagaaGACAATTTGAAACTACACATACAGAAAGCTAAGCATAGCTTCTTGACAAAATCACCTCTTAGATATTTACTagtactattttaataaaaaaaatctcaatactTTAGCGTATTTATTTccataacaatttaaaaatgagtAGAACCTAATTAGTACCTACtgttgataattttattgcgttttgaAATCTTCATTCACATTCCAAAATATGTACCtcaatgttcaataaaattacatttatataaacacaGTACGCTTTATCTGATTGTGTTAAAGAAGCGAAATATTCGTATATTTGTCAACTAAGTACTTATATCCCATTTCATAAATTCCAATATGGCGCTAATCACGGCAACGTCCTAACTTAATACATTCTGCTACATACGCTACGGTCTATACATAAGGTTAAATCGTGAGTTCATTGCATTACTGAATGTAGGCTTCCTTCTGCTTCCGCCTCGCGATCTCAGCACTGGCTTCCTGGATGGCTTCCCAGAGTTTCGCCTCTGAGAGGATTTGGCGCGAGAGTTCATCTATGGCCGATTCAGAGTCCAGGATCGACCCAAGAGCTTCTTCATCAAGGTACTAAACGGAAAAAATGATcatagtaaacaaatattatattgcaaaataaacagaatatgtaatatgtgaaaaaaaatataattgcatcaAAATCCGACCATTCGTTTGGGAGCTACGATACcatagacagacagacatagAAGTACATGCCATAAACTTATAACACTTCTATCTTTGCATCGGGggttaaaaaatgttaaacgtGTCTACATACAGACAAGTTTGTCTCACAATTATGAGTGCACTGTATGcatatatctaatatttatttgattagatATCATGTCATTTTTTATACACGGCAATAAGCACACTGCGGTCATTTCTAGTTGGTCTAAgaatttgtattgaaaatagGCGAATTATAATGCTTTTTTGTTTTCCGTTCTATCAGTGGGTGGTGCACAAATGAAATAAAGTAGGCgtgctttaaatataaaaaaggaatatatGTAGATACCTACAATCTATGGAATCTATGTGGTGTGAATATAGTCGAAACCCATGCGACTTAACTCAGCTGTTATAAGTACCTGTTTTGTGCGCAAGTCTTGTGCAGGCATTCCGGGAGGTCCCTGAGAGCGCTTGCGACCGCAACCtggaaataataatgaatttttattttatgtgataaagtatcgtgattttataatatacttagcaGATAagtttataatgtttatgaatcagaattacatatttgaataagaaattccgcttttataatttaaaaacaaacaagagTGAGACccaaactacaaaatattattttaattacttcctTCAAATTAAGACGGAATTTGAGTTAATCGGGTACTTGAACTCACCCGTGAACGCGTTGCAGAATGGTCTCTTCTTGGGAGCCATTACAATTTCTTCACTGAGTCGGGGATCGAAGTTTCTTGGAATCTAAAATACAAAagcataattatatttcatggCTTATGTTCGCGGCTTGTAGCTTTGTAAGCAAGCTTGTAGcttgactttgttttataatatgcaaaaattaaataattcccAAATTTAGACACAGTATTCTTGGTCAATTATTGCTAGCCTTGATAGTATAGGGAAACGTCATGAGGCAACCTACATTAATCACTCCGTGAAATCTTCATGTCAATTTCAAAGGTAAAAGTATAACATTACCGAAGCTGCATAACAGCAGTCCAAGTACACCAAGGCGACGAGAAGCAGCAAGCACACTCGGGATACAGTCATTGTTTCCAGCCGTTGATCACGTCAGATTTTAAAAACACTGAAAAAAATGTCTGTGAATAGCTTTGTGATCTTCAGGCCAAAAAATATTACGGATAGAGCTATGATGTTAATAGACACCTCCAGTTGGATAAAGTAGTATCAGCTAGCTATAGTATGAAATGCGGATGTCATTCTAGTGGAAAacctaaattgatttaaaacttTTGCCTTAGACTTTTTTTTCGTAAACTGATTACTTTGTGGCGTTTCTGTTAATGTGATCACTGAAGGGGTAAAACTTTGCTTTGAGTGTGTTCATGTTTGCTGGTCATTACTACCTAACccgatatctttttttttttctttgctgTCGCAAAATCTTGGTAAAGATTTGGTAGAGATTCGTAGGCGTTGCggataataatatagttttcgtGCTATTTTACATCTATTGCGTATTAAAGAAATAGTCTTACttgtaaacttgttttagcgtttaGAGGTGGTTAAGGATTAcctaaatagctgtcaaaaacatcatcggtttctagtttaaaccttatttaaaggcaagatggcgggttatGACTCACAGCTCATCgagtatatttgtattttaactaagcatagatttgcgattttttttataagtaacactCTAAATCAATGGCTGCTGCAGTTGTCGGAGCTTTTTATAGCTGACTGGCGCCATGCAGCGCGCTCAGGGCGTTCCATGTTTTTTAGATTTACCAGaatttcaatacaattataGAGTCACTTATAGCTTTATTACATTAACAGtctaaatcataataatatgtttagatGACTATATTCGATTTACTAATACTGAACTACTAGATCCATTCATACCTACGGCaatagtataaattaatttcatggtTCAACAGGGTTTATCTGTTTctaaatatctaaattaataggaattaaaatatgttcccacttttttaaagaatacattgCCTCTTATAGTTTGGACTTACGGCGACGAAGACAAATTATATCGAGCCTAAATTGGTTTAAGACAACCTGTATCAATAGTCtaagacaaataaaacaaaatcgaaTGAAGAAGTTTAACTTGTAGCAACTAAATGTCTCTATTAGTAAGTTACCAAAGTCGACAAAGTTAGTTTAGgtttttaacttaataattaagGCATTCAATTAGGTAGCAAATTAGTTTTCTTAACGTCTTCATGAAGACGCAAGGTTACAATTGAACTTCGTCGCTTATTAACCGACTTGCCAAAAATTACTAAGTATGTTActcaatttaaactttttattttatataataatgtggaacggactgccgagacgaatgtccgcaggttcaaatcccaagggcacacacctctaacttttctaaaaaaatatgtgtgtattctttgtgaattatcgctttggtaacggtgaaggaaaacatcgtgaggaaacctgcatacgtaagaagttctctatagaaatttagagggtgtatgaagtctaccaatccgcactaggccagcgtggtggactaaagcctaatccctctcagtagtagaggaggcccgtgcccaacagtgcgacagtatataatacagggctgattttactatattttatataataataagttcaccaattgtttttaatttacagtTACATATTTGTATAGCGCTTTTGGAAGTAGgctatagatatttataaatccCCACTAGGGAACAACGagcaaaaataacattatttaaataggtatgtacccttatcgcggtttttgagcacagaattatttttacatttatatttttcaatgtaaTGTAACTTAGAAATCTACTTCACAATCATGTACTTCAACGAGATTTTTGAGTAGGTATTGGACAGCGAACGACGTACTACAATTAAGTTATTTACATGAAAGGTACCTAAATGGAAATTGTCCCGTTTTCTGTCAAATGTCCATAGATTTCCAAGAACATCACACAACCTCGAGGTATTTAACCGACTTCTTAATACCAAAgctaataatgtaataaaaacattaaaacttcTTACGTCTAATGTTTTAGGGAAGGAAAGTGACAATTTTCTGAGCGATAAAATAATGAAGTCATGTTCTAAGTTCGCAAAACGGTGCAGAATTCCACccttaatatttttcatcacTATTTGTCGATAGGATATCCtatttttttagaagtgtaTAAAAACAGCGTGACTTGAAAAATTATCTAACCTTGATAAAAAGTTGAGCGATTTTTTACGTACACGCATAAGTATTAGACggttatcataaaattatctacAGGTTAGTTCTGACAAGTTATTCTGATTGTTTTATATAAGACGAGATTATACTGAAGGCCGTATAGGAAATGGCATCAATGTACCATCAACAAAAACGTGGATATCGGTGTATATgtgtcatattttaaataaaattttactgctggaattataattcatagtttTAATAGTATGTTGATTGCATTATAATATGAGATGATTCGACCTTGACAAAACTAGAGAATAAACGTAGGTAGTGTGTCATGTGGCAGAGGGTCTGATACGAAAAGTATAAAGACACATGATATTTATTGAATGTCTGGGTAACCAGgggatttgttttattaattttatatatgccTAGTTCTCGACTTTATGGATGGAACGATAGTGACGATGTTTTACACTTTGAATTCATCGTATGGGACGGAAAAGTATACGTATAGCAAACCAGAGGAATGGTTTGTAATGTTAGATctgtatacatttaaaatattagaccTAAGCTCACTTGTTTGTATAAAGGTGGAACTGCTGACATTATTGATAGCAGTTTGGTAAAATATACTGAATGATGTAAGTCGTCTGACATCTACTGTAAATGGATTCAAGTTTATATTTACACGTCAAAAACAAAGGTATATGTCTTGGTTCAAATCTTCAAGGCTAATCCTATTAAATCGAAAACATTTGGGAGATACACAAAAAACctatcctaaaataaataaataaaaaaaataaataaatgcgtaGCATCGAGACATGTTGCAAACCGTACTGCACACTGTAGAGCAAATTATGAATGCGTATATAAAA
Coding sequences:
- the LOC115450766 gene encoding cardioactive peptide, which encodes MTVSRVCLLLLVALVYLDCCYAASIPRNFDPRLSEEIVMAPKKRPFCNAFTGCGRKRSQGPPGMPAQDLRTKQYLDEEALGSILDSESAIDELSRQILSEAKLWEAIQEASAEIARRKQKEAYIQ